A part of Prolixibacteraceae bacterium genomic DNA contains:
- a CDS encoding V-type ATP synthase subunit I — protein sequence MKKFSFLLFHKEYESFLEQLRSIGLIHVNEKEGGVEDPQFDETIQELSRVDALVKEFVKLNGDKNTLEDSAGVQKYESVDTVLEAYNKLVEERDTLVARQQQVEKFKEVWLPWGDFDISKLEKLKDAGWNLEFYSCNSRDWNDEWDDKYDILNVAQIGVNRYFVVISSAEDTVSIEADKVELPEISFSESNREADIVKDKIALIEEQLVRLTKVGLPLLEDYQLEIQDRVDFAKVRLNGDKMAENHVYLLEGFVPEEKADEIRAFLEKERVYYEESAPSYEEKVPVLLKNNRFVRMFEMIGDLYSLPKYGELDLTPYFAPFYLLFFGFCLGDAGYGLLLMILGFVFTPKTTGATKSAMQLCKWLGASTILFGLIGGTFFGINLYDEGWGFYGNLSQMLKAQGKTMNDHLFNLALIFGAIQVIFGMVLKAVNEAKQFGVRYAVGTIGWITLFVGLVLSYFLPSFGVSEGFVSIFRYVVVGFWALVSLFFSNPDRSIFANVGAGVWDSYNMATGVMGDILSYIRLFALGISSSILGFVFNNLAVQFAPENIVGKIIVMTIILIIGHGLNLFMGVLGSFVHPVRLTFVEFYKNSGFTGGGIRYNPFRKRVK from the coding sequence ATGAAGAAATTTTCCTTCCTTCTTTTTCATAAAGAGTATGAATCATTTTTAGAACAATTACGTTCTATTGGATTGATTCATGTGAATGAGAAAGAGGGTGGAGTAGAAGATCCACAATTTGACGAAACAATCCAAGAGTTGTCGCGGGTAGATGCCTTAGTAAAGGAGTTTGTAAAACTCAACGGAGATAAAAATACGCTAGAGGATTCGGCTGGCGTACAGAAATATGAGAGTGTAGATACAGTTCTTGAAGCTTATAATAAGCTTGTTGAAGAACGTGATACACTAGTGGCAAGACAACAACAAGTAGAGAAGTTCAAAGAGGTTTGGTTGCCATGGGGAGATTTTGATATCTCGAAATTAGAGAAGTTAAAAGATGCAGGTTGGAACCTTGAGTTCTACTCTTGTAATTCACGTGATTGGAATGATGAATGGGATGATAAATATGACATTCTTAACGTTGCTCAAATTGGTGTGAATCGATATTTTGTTGTGATTTCTTCTGCTGAGGATACCGTAAGTATTGAGGCAGATAAAGTTGAACTACCTGAGATCTCTTTTAGTGAATCGAATAGAGAAGCAGATATAGTAAAAGACAAAATAGCTTTAATTGAAGAACAGTTGGTTCGTCTTACAAAGGTAGGATTACCATTGCTTGAAGATTATCAATTGGAGATACAAGATCGTGTTGATTTTGCTAAAGTACGCTTGAATGGAGATAAGATGGCGGAGAACCATGTCTATCTACTCGAAGGATTTGTTCCTGAAGAGAAAGCGGATGAGATAAGAGCGTTCTTGGAGAAAGAGAGAGTTTATTATGAGGAGAGTGCTCCCTCTTATGAGGAAAAAGTTCCTGTATTGTTAAAGAACAATCGTTTTGTGCGTATGTTTGAGATGATCGGAGACCTCTACTCTTTGCCTAAATATGGGGAGTTAGATTTGACACCATATTTTGCACCATTTTATTTATTGTTCTTTGGTTTCTGTTTGGGAGATGCAGGTTATGGATTGTTATTAATGATTCTTGGTTTTGTATTTACTCCTAAAACTACTGGTGCAACCAAGAGTGCAATGCAACTATGTAAGTGGCTTGGAGCTTCGACGATTCTATTTGGATTGATAGGGGGTACTTTTTTTGGTATTAACCTTTATGATGAAGGCTGGGGATTCTATGGTAATTTGAGTCAGATGCTGAAAGCGCAAGGGAAGACCATGAATGATCACCTGTTTAACTTGGCTTTGATTTTTGGAGCCATTCAGGTTATTTTTGGAATGGTACTGAAAGCCGTGAATGAAGCCAAACAGTTTGGAGTTCGTTATGCTGTTGGAACAATTGGATGGATTACTCTTTTTGTTGGATTAGTTCTATCTTACTTCCTTCCATCCTTTGGCGTTTCCGAAGGATTCGTGTCGATTTTCAGATATGTAGTGGTTGGATTTTGGGCATTGGTTTCTCTGTTCTTTAGTAATCCAGATCGTTCTATTTTTGCGAATGTAGGTGCAGGAGTGTGGGATAGTTATAATATGGCAACAGGAGTGATGGGAGATATTCTCTCTTATATCCGTCTGTTTGCATTGGGTATCTCGTCTTCAATTTTAGGATTTGTATTTAATAATCTGGCAGTTCAGTTTGCACCAGAGAATATAGTAGGCAAGATCATTGTGATGACAATAATTCTTATAATTGGTCACGGATTGAACTTGTTTATGGGGGTATTAGGGTCATTTGTTCACCCTGTACGTCTGACATTTGTGGAGTTCTATAAGAACTCTGGTTTTACAGGAGGTGGGATAAGATATAACCCTTTCCGTAAAAGAGTAAAGTAA
- a CDS encoding sulfatase produces MATKKLNSFLLTAIACFSMSCTKNRKQPQPNIIVIMADDHATNAISAYGSHLASVAPTPNIDRIANEGVLLNHCFSTNAICTPSRATLLTGQYNHINNVRTLKDHFYPKEDHLAQIMQKNGYQTAIFGKWHLHSEPTGFDQWQVLPSQGHYFDPEFKVKGYDKDTSYEDRKMVKQKGYVTDIITNLSLKWLKNRDTESPFMLMVHQKAPHALWEYHPKYRSLFKGITLPEPPSLFEDKTHRAKETIVKQNDLHRLAQRMSGQIKISSVHNYTEWPTGALDIEGLSEHDMIKATYQKYLKDYLRCVASVDEGVGKILDYLDQNNLTENTIIIYTSDQGMFLGEHEYLDKRWFFEEGIRMPFMIKWPKELSHDQKRNHIISNVDFAPTILDMCGINTPSRMQGKSFLPVLKDENTDWENLLYYRYWMHRDMTPAHFGIRTPNYKLIYYYGMNLDTHSFGHPNSKPAWEFYDLKNDPHEINNQYRNANYRKTIDSLKIVLEMKRQKVKDYDLQYPDLLSNYMKSN; encoded by the coding sequence ATGGCCACAAAGAAGCTAAATTCGTTTCTATTAACAGCTATTGCGTGTTTTTCAATGTCATGCACGAAGAATCGTAAGCAACCACAACCCAATATCATTGTAATCATGGCAGATGATCATGCCACCAATGCTATCTCAGCATATGGTTCTCATTTAGCCTCAGTAGCACCAACCCCAAACATTGATCGCATTGCAAATGAAGGTGTTTTATTAAACCACTGTTTTTCAACCAATGCTATCTGTACACCAAGTAGAGCAACACTCCTCACAGGTCAATACAATCATATCAATAATGTACGAACGTTAAAGGATCATTTCTATCCTAAAGAAGATCACCTCGCACAGATCATGCAAAAAAATGGTTACCAAACTGCTATATTTGGGAAATGGCATCTACATAGCGAACCAACTGGATTTGATCAATGGCAAGTACTACCTAGTCAAGGTCACTATTTCGATCCTGAATTTAAAGTAAAAGGATATGATAAAGATACCTCCTATGAGGATCGTAAGATGGTCAAACAAAAAGGCTACGTAACCGATATTATTACGAATCTTTCTTTAAAATGGTTAAAAAACAGAGACACAGAGAGTCCATTCATGCTCATGGTCCATCAAAAAGCGCCACACGCATTATGGGAATACCATCCCAAATATAGATCTCTTTTTAAGGGTATTACCCTACCCGAACCTCCATCCCTTTTCGAAGACAAAACACATCGAGCAAAAGAGACAATTGTAAAACAAAATGATCTCCATCGTTTGGCTCAACGAATGTCAGGACAAATAAAGATATCAAGCGTTCATAATTACACGGAGTGGCCAACTGGAGCATTAGATATTGAAGGATTATCTGAACATGATATGATCAAAGCAACCTATCAGAAATATCTTAAAGATTATCTACGGTGTGTTGCATCAGTAGATGAAGGGGTTGGAAAAATATTAGATTATCTCGATCAAAACAACTTGACAGAGAATACAATTATCATTTACACTTCCGACCAAGGCATGTTTCTAGGAGAGCACGAATACCTTGATAAAAGATGGTTCTTTGAGGAAGGCATTCGTATGCCCTTCATGATAAAATGGCCAAAAGAACTATCACATGATCAGAAACGAAACCACATCATCTCAAATGTAGATTTTGCTCCAACAATTCTAGATATGTGTGGTATTAATACACCTAGTCGTATGCAAGGAAAAAGTTTCCTTCCTGTTTTAAAAGATGAAAATACAGACTGGGAGAATCTCTTATACTATCGCTATTGGATGCATCGTGACATGACACCTGCTCATTTTGGAATTCGTACTCCTAACTACAAACTAATCTACTACTATGGAATGAACTTAGACACCCATAGCTTTGGCCATCCAAATAGCAAACCTGCTTGGGAATTCTACGATCTTAAGAATGATCCTCACGAAATAAATAATCAATACCGTAACGCCAATTATCGTAAAACAATCGATTCATTAAAGATCGTATTAGAAATGAAGCGTCAAAAAGTAAAAGATTACGATCTACAGTATCCCGACCTTCTTTCCAATTACATGAAGTCCAACTAG
- a CDS encoding V-type ATP synthase subunit K, with translation MEPITLAYIGVGLMLALSGIGSAYGVTIGGNASVGAMKKNPDQFGSYLMLSALPGTQGLYGFAAFFVFLNFGDALNPETIGWLQASGVFGAGLAVGLAGLFSAIRQGQVAANGIAAVGAGYDVAGKTLILAVFPELYAIVAFAAAFMINGAIG, from the coding sequence ATGGAACCTATTACATTAGCGTATATCGGAGTTGGATTAATGTTGGCACTTTCTGGAATTGGTAGTGCTTATGGGGTAACGATTGGAGGTAATGCATCTGTAGGTGCAATGAAAAAAAATCCTGATCAGTTTGGTAGCTATTTGATGTTGTCAGCCCTTCCAGGAACACAGGGTCTTTATGGTTTTGCTGCATTCTTCGTGTTCTTAAACTTTGGTGATGCATTAAATCCTGAAACAATCGGTTGGTTACAAGCATCAGGTGTATTTGGTGCTGGTCTTGCGGTAGGATTAGCTGGTTTGTTTTCAGCAATTCGTCAAGGACAAGTTGCTGCAAACGGTATTGCTGCTGTTGGCGCAGGTTATGATGTTGCAGGTAAGACTCTAATTCTTGCTGTATTCCCTGAGCTTTATGCTATTGTAGCTTTTGCTGCTGCATTTATGATTAATGGTGCAATTGGATAA